The Neisseria macacae ATCC 33926 genome contains the following window.
TTTTTGACGTACTGCTTCGGTCAAAACGCCGCCTTCGCCATAACCGACATAACCCGGAGGCGAGCCTTTGAGTTGGGAAACGGTATGCGCTTCGCGGTATTCGGACAGGTTGATGGTAATCAGCGATTTTTCGCCGCCGAACAGCGCATCTGCCAAAGCCAGCGCCGTTTCTGTTTTACCTACACCGGACGGACCGCTCAACAGGAATACGCCCAATGGGGAATCGTTGGTTTTCAAACCGGCTTTAGCGGCTCTCAAACTTTGCGCGATAGCATGAATGGCTTCACTTTGCCCAACCACGCGTTTCTCAAGCAGGCTTTCCAGTTGCAGCAGGTTTGCCAGTTCGTCTTTGAGAACGCTGCCTGCGGGGACGCCCGTCCAATCGGCAATAATATCGGCGATTACGGTCTCATCAACGCTGGTGAAAATCAACGGTTTACCGGCGACAACGGCATCAAGCTGTTGCTGTTTCTCGGTCAGACTGTGTTGCGCGGCTTGTCGCTCTTCAGAAGTCAATTCTGTATTCTTGGCAGCTTCCATCAAGGATTGGATTTCATCCGCCAATTGTTTTTCTTCCTGATATCGGCGGTTCATTTCTTCGCGCTCTTCATTCAATTGGGCAATCTCTTGCTCAACTTGTCGAATGTTATCTTGCTGCGAAGCATTCAGACGACCTAATTGCTTGTCGGCATCCAATGCTTCCAGCTCGCGCTGCAGTGAAGAAATTTGGGCATCCATCAAACCGAAAATATGAGGCACGGTATCCAAACTCATACGGACGCGTGCGGCTGCCGTATCCAACAAATCTACGGCTTTGTCCGGCAGTTGGCGGCCGGTAATGTATTTTCGGGAAAGTTGTACGGCTGCGATGACGGCGGAGTCCTGAATATGGACTTTATGGTAAGCGGCATAACGTTGCTTCAAACCGCGGAGCATGGTGAATGCAGCCTCATCATCGGGTTCGTCAACTTTGACCATTTGGAAACGGCGTTCCAACGCGGCGTCTTTTTCAAAGTATTGTTTGTATTCGCTCCAGGTTGTCGCTGCGATGGTACGCAATTCACCCCGCGCCAAAGCCGGTTTTAAGAGGTTGGCTGCATCCGCGCCGCCCGCGCTGTTTCCGGCACCGATTAATGTATGCGCTTCGTCGATGAATAATAAAACGGGTTCTTCAGAATTCTGAACAGCCTCGATAACATTGCGCAGGCGTTGTTCAAATTCACCCTTCACCCCCGCACCCGCTTGCAGAAGACCTAAGTCCAACACTAATACTTGGGTGTTTTCCAATACCTTAGGCACCTCGCCTGAAGCGATTTTCAATGCCAGACCTTCTACCAATGCAGTTTTACCGACACCCGGTTCGCCAACCAAAATAGGGTTGTTTTTGCGGCGACGCGATAAAATATCCATCATTTGACGGATTTCAGTTTCACGTCCAAATACAGGGTCAATACCGCCCTGAGCGGCTTTTTCAGTCAAATTGACGGTAAAACGTGCAAGCGCATCGTTTTGTCCTGCTGTAGCGGTTTGTTGGGGTTTAGATTCTGCTGAAACTGTATGCTGACCTTCTTCTGAAGCCGGCTGCGCAAATGTATTATTCTCACCTTCGATAGAAACCTCGTCCAACCAGGTTTTCAGACGACCTATCTGTGTTTCAGTCAGGCTTAATAAGGGCCATGCTTCCTGCGTCATCAGACGGTAAGGAGATTTCAGCAATGCCTGATACAGGAAAGCTGAACGGATCTCAGATGCACCTTCGTCACTTGCCAACAACCATGCATCCGACAATAAACTAATCAATGATTTAGACAAAGAAGGATTACCACGAACATTGCGTGGAAGTTTGTCCATCGTACTCAACAAAGGATTCCAAATATTTTCTAAATCAATTTCGTAACGCCTCAATAAGGCATTAACGTCTCCATCCCCTAGTTCGAGCAATTTGATAAATAAATGGTCAACCGTAATTTCGGCATGACCTCGTGTTTGACATAAGCCGGCTGCAGCTTCCATCGCCTGCTGACAATGCGTGTTCAGACGACGTAATAATAATGCTTGATCATGTGCAGACATTTGATATCCCTGATGTAAAAATGTGTTATAAAAAAGTGCTACCTTTATCAGGCAGCACTTTATGTGGATTATTAAGCGCGGCTTTCGTTCCAGCTGTCGGAATGAATGATGTTTCCGTCTTTATAAGTCCAAGTGATTTTTTCGTAACGCAATTCAACGCGTTCCAAGTGATTGTAACGTTCACGAGCAGGATCTTTGATGTTGTGCATTACAGGACCCACTGCTACAACTTTAACGTTGTCCAGTTTGGTATTGAAATACTCTTTCTCTTGACCGGAAGCGTCAATTTGGTACCACTTGATTTCTACTTCTTTCAAAGTTTGACCAGTTGTTACTGCTTTGTACAGGTATGGTGAAGAAGCATCGTATTCTTTGAACAATACGATAGGTTCGTGAACGCGAGTACCTGTCAGTTTGCCGGTATTGGCATCCGTAGGAATACGGACATTGTGCAGAAACTCAACGATTTCAACGCTGTCTTCGCGACCATTGACGTCAACAGAACCTTTAATAACGGAACCGCCATCGTCTTTCAACCACATATAAGCAGGAATTGCCATATTTTTACTCCTTAGTTTTATTGAAAACGCCTTAAGTTGTGAGGCTTAAAGCAACTTGTGCTGCATTAAATTTACTGTTTTACAGCCGGAATCAGTATGATCTCAACCCTACGGTTTTTGGCCTTACCTTCTTCCGTCTGATTATCTGCAATAGGCTTGGTATCACCCAATCCTTTAACCTCAAACCGACTCTCCGGAACATTAGAAGAGATAACCAACCAATCTTTGACCGATTGAGCACGCTTTTCTGATAACTGCTGATTAGAAACAGGATTTCCAACATTATCAGTATGTCCTTCAACTAAAATTCGTGTATCAGGATGTGACTCGATTGCTTTTAATGCACCAATCAATGCTTTATTGGCATTATTTTTTAGTTCAAACTGACCTGTTTCAAACAAAGCCAAGCTGTCTAAAGTAATAACTACAGGTTTCACAGGTTCCGGTTTTATCGGTTTTGGAGGTGGAGGATCTTTCGGCATTAAGGCTTTTAACTTTGGAATATATAAATCCGCACGATATAACCCTAATCCTAAATGTGCTGGTACACCCTCATCACGGTATTTCTCAAGCAATTGCAAATCCTGCTTTAGCAATACCAAATGTTGTTGCCGCTCATTTGAATTTGCCTCAGACCGAACATTTTCTACATGCCGGCTGATTTGTTCTATTAAACGGCTATTGTTTTTCATAGAGAAAAACGAAGCAGATAAAAAACCTAATGCACAAACAGATAATACTTTAAAAAGTATATCAATAGCATGATTTTTATGATAAACGGTATATTTATCTGACAATTCGGTATGAATATATTGAAATTGATTACCTTGATAATTATTAAAAGAATGGATTAACCCTTGTGTATTCTTAGAAATATAAGTTGCCCATACTGATTTGGCTTGGCAGTCTCCATCGTCAACTACGCTTAAGCTGCGCACATCGACATATTCCCACCCCCCGTCTGTACGATTCAACAATTGCTCCTCGACGCAATTGAGTGCCTCGATCAGCCATATATATTGACAGCCGTTTGATTGTTTATTTTGCTGTAAAAACTCAATAGACAGACTTTCTTTAAAATCAGTAAAAAACTGATTAATATTTAATACATTCCATCTGCCTTGAGTTTTTAAGGCAAAAAATAGCTCTCTTTTATCTGAAGACTCTTTGAAAAGAAAGGGAGCACGAATAACAAAACTTACAGGTATAGATATACCCATCTTTTTTTGCAAAAACAATATATTGCGCAACCACCCCCGCATAACCATAGATACATCGGCATTTATGGCGGGAGACAACACCAGCTCTATGCTAAGTGAGATTTGTTTACGGGCTATATTCTGAAGCAGATTCCAAACTACAGTGTATAAATGTTCTGGATTAAAAATATTTATATATACTGTGTCATCATACCTCTCGACTAAATTCGACATCTTCACTGCAGAATCAGGCATACGTAAAACGTAACGCCCAGTAAATCCAGTATTATTTAATTCTGTCGCAATTTGCTGCCAAACTTCTGAACCAATACTGATATTTTCCTTGTTCTTACGCTGCCTGATTAACCAAGCACAAAATATAGCAACAATTGACAAAGCTAGAATACCGCCTTTCAGCATCCAACTAGCTTGCCAATATATTGCCAATACATAAAACAGTATAAGCTCAACTACTATAAAAATAATGAAAGACGAGAGCTTTTGATAAGTCATTATGAAATTACTCTAAATTTATAATGCTTGAGTTTGTTCAACCAAAGTATCCAGATAGTATCCAAATGCAAAATAAGCTACTACTACAATAACAGAACAACAGATAAATACCCATATCGGACTAATCGTCAGCAAACTCTTAAGAGGCATGCTTTTACGATCAACATAGAATATTTGCCCATCTTGAGTTACCGCATTGCTAGACAACCCAGCAACCATTTTTTTCAAGCTATTTTGTGAATTTTGAAGAGCCATTTCATCTAAAATATAACGTCCCTTGAAGCCCAAATTGATTACACTCAAATATGCCTCAGCGATCAAAGAATTGGCACTGCCTGTTTTGCACAGCTTTTCAATTTTGTCGCACAATACATCGCCTGCATTGTATGATTGGAAGAAATGTACTTGCATGGGATTCATTTCCCACACTTCTCGATCACTTCCTTGCAAATTCTGCAATGCAACCTCATCCAAAAGCGCACACTGCGCATAAGAAATCTCTTCAATCTCCTCTGCACTACGACCAGAGCTTGCTAAATTCTTTCTTAAATTCTCTACCAAAGTTTTGCCATACTCATACCATGTTGAGGCATGCTCGGGACTAAAACCTGCCGATAATGCGGATACGGTCAAAGCAGTATCTCTTAATTCACTTCGAATCAATGGATTATGGTTCATATTAAATACTCACTACTGCAAACAAGCTTAAATGTAAATTGGGTATAGATGTTGGAACGTAAATACTACATACCTGCGATTGCATCATTCTTGAAAATGCCACATGCCGTTTGTCTAATCTGAAGTAAACATTATCCATTCGGAACGGCAAACCAGGAGGGGTTTGATTCAACAACTGCAAAGGCACTCCCATTACTGCCGTATTGATAACGCGTTCCACGTCTTCAGGTGCACCAATTTTGCTAACCAATGGCAATTGCTTCTGCAATTCAGCAAAAACAACGGAATCAGAATGTGCCGAGATATAAAACTCCGCATTATCATCAATTCTGCTGTCAAATATCTGCGCTCGCCAATGTGTGGATTTTGTATGTTCTAACGACAATTCGATGACAGGCGATGGAATGACTTCATCTAACAGACTGCGGATTTTCAACTCCAAACGGTTGAAGGTTCCAAACAGATCAAAATGATCGTATGGTTCCATCTCATTCACAGATTCACTCACCCTGAATGTGTACAACATACCAAGTAAACGAACCAAGAGCTTATAAAGCTCCTCTGGATGTTGCTGCGGGTAATCATTCAAATGTTTCAATTCAGGATAAATCGTATTTAATCCGTGCAAGAACCAGAACAAGGTCGAGTCAGACACAGAAAAATCGACCGTATTTTCACTACGCGCCCGGCGGCGGGCAGATAAGTTATCTATACGGGACAACACCAGCAAAGTGATTCTATTCAGACATGAAAGTAAAACTTCCGAACCTGTAATCGACAATAATGGAGGGATGTAGTCTTTAGACCAAATCAATGCTCCATTCTCGTTTTTTTCCACTACGCCGATGGGGCATGTAATGTAATCGTCATTATCCTCGAAATCAAAACGAATTTGTAAATTTAATTGCTCAACGGCAAGTTCTGCCTCCTCAGCGGAAAATAAATCCTCAACTTGCTCGAACTTTTTCACAAACCGTCTGGGGGTATTTCCAGCCCCGTTTTCATCCACCAAATTCGGTACATGCGCTTGATAAACCGGGAGAGCCAGCAACACTGTATTTCGCGCTCTCATAGGCAGGCTATTAATATCACGAACTTCAACAGAGCCACTGCCCGACTGCAAGTCGATTAGAGTTCCGTCCGGCAGGCAGGCCTGAAGCTCATTCAATTTAATTTTTCCTAATTCAAGCGTCTGCTGGTCGAACTCGCAACGAAAACATCCCCACCTGAATTCACCCATCAATTTTATTACTGTTGCATAAATGTAACTATTAAAAACGTTTTGTTGTTGGAAGTGCTGAGGAGAGAGCAAGACACCCTCTTCCCATAATGGTTTATGAAATTTCACTGTTTATACCTTTTAAATACCTTTTGTCAGATAAATTTTGAATGCAATAGACAACAGTATACCTAACATTTATACTATTTAGATAGAAATATATCCAAATTTAGTATTTATATTTCATTTGAAACGAAAGATTTTCCCTTCAACACATAACAGAGAATAGGATTAGCCGTGAGCAAAAGTTTCCAAAACGAAGTTCCACCTTCACGTATCAATATCAAACTAGACCTCCATACCGGAGGCGCACAGAAAAAAGTCGAGCTTCCGCTCAAACTTTTAGTCACCGGTGATTACAGCAATGGTCAAGACAAACGCGACCTTGCCGAAAAAGAAAAAGTCAATATCAACAAAAACAACTTTGATTCCGTATTGTCCGACTTCAATCCTAAAGCCAACCTGACTGTGAAAAACACCCTCTCTCCTGCCGGCGGCGAGATGAACATCAATTTGAATTTCAAATCTATGCGGGATTTCCATCCGGAACAAATTGCACAAAATGTTCCCGAGCTGCGCGCTTTATTGGCTATGCGTAACCTGCTCCGTGACTTGAAATCCAACCTGTTAGACGATTCTGCATTCCGTCGCGAACTGGAAACCATCTTGCGTGACGAAAATCTGTCTGCCGAACTGCGCGACCGCCTCGAAAAAATTGCACCTGTTAACAAATAAAACACAAGGTCGTCTGAAAACACCCGTAAGGATTTAAAATATGCAAAAACGCCAAGAAGCCCAAACAACCGTTATAGAACAAGAAAACACAGCCAGTGTTTATGAAACACTGTGTCAAAAAATCAACTTAAACGCCGTCGACTCCGTCATCGATATCGAACAGTTCCAAAGCGCCGAAAAAATGTCCGAAGCCTCTGCGGATGAACGTATCGCAGCAGCGGTCAGCGTATTTTTAAAGATGATTCAGGACTCATCTCAAAAAGTAGAACGCCTCGACAAAAGTCTGTTGGACTACCACATCGCACGCATTGACGAACAGCTCAGCCGCCAATTAGATGAAATCCTCCATAACGAAGAATTCCAAAAAATCGAATCTGCATGGCGCGGTCTGAAATTCTTGGTTGACCGTACAGACTTCCGTCACAATGTTAAAATCGAAATCCTCGACGTCTCCAAAGAAGACTTGATTCAAGACTTTGAAGATGCCCCTGAAATTGTCCAAAGCGGACTGTATCGCCACACCTATAGCAACGAATACGACACCCCGGGCGGCGAACCTATCGGCGCAGTCATCTCCAACTACGAATTTGACCGCAGCCCGCAAGACATGGCTTTACTGCGCAATATTTCACGCGTCTCCGCCTCTGCACACATGCCATTCATCGGCTCTGTCGGCCCATCTTTCTTCGGTAAGGAAAGCATGGAAGAAGTCGCCGGCATTCAGGACTTGGCGAACTATATGGACCGTGCCGAATACATCAAATGGAAAAGCTTCCGAGAAACCGATGATGCGCGCTATATCGGCCTGACCCTGCCCCGCTTCCTTGCTCGTCTGCCTTACGGTAGCGATACAGTTCCTGTACGCAGCTTCAATTACGAAGAACAAGTTAAGGGCACCGAACACGATCGTTACTTATGGGCAAACGCATCCTTTGCCTTCGCTGCCAACATGGTTCGCAGCTTCATCAACAACGGCTGGTGCGTTCAAATCCGCGGACCACAAGCCGGCGGTCTAATTGAAGACTTGCCTATCCATATGTATGATTTGGGTACCGGCAATCAAGTAAAAATCCCTACCGAAGTCCTGATTCCCGAAACCCGCGAATTTGAATTTGCCAATTTGGGCTTCGTACCGCTGTCTTTCTATAAAAACCGCGATTACGCCTGCTTCTTCTCGGCCAACTCAACACAAAAACCTGCGCTCTACGAAACCAAAGAAGCAACGGCAAACAGCCGCATCAATGCCCGTTTGCCTTACGTTTTCCTGCTTTCCCGTCTGGCTCACTATCTCAAGCTGATCCAACGCGAAAACATCGGTACAACCAAAGACCGCCGTATGCTCGAACTGGAATTGAACACTTGGATCAATACATTGGTTACTGAAATGACAGACCCAAGCGACGAGTTGCAGGCAACACATCCTCTGCGTGAAGCCAAAGTCTTGGTTGAAGATATCGAAGACAACCCCGGCTTCTTCAAAGTCCGTCTGTTTGCCCGTCCTCACTTCCAAATCGAAGGCTTGGATGTGAACCTGTCCTTGGTATCTCAAATGCCGAAAGAGAAAAAATAAACCCTTGAATAACGGTATCGCATGATTTGTCTTCCATATATTCATGCAATGAATCATTAAGACAGCAGAGCCTTAATCGTTTACTGCTGAAGACAATCTAAAATGATGCTGGACTCAAGCGGTCGTTCTGTATTTGCTACATGAACGACCGCTTTATTTTTTGGCAAATGAAATTCATTAGGACGACATCGCGTTTTCTCCTTATATAGTGGATTAAATTTAAATCAGGACAAGGCGAGGTAACGTCGTCCTGGTTTAAAGTTAATCCACTATATTGAGACCTTTGCAAAATTCCCCAAAATCCCCTAAATTCCCATCAAGACATTTAGGGGATTTTCCATGAGCACCTTCTTCCAGCAAACCGCACAAGCCATGATTGCCAAACACATCGACCGCTTCCCATTATTGAAGTTGGATCAGGTGATTGATTGGCAGCCTATCGAACAATACCTGAACCGTCAAAGAACCCGTTACCTTAGAGACCACCGCGGCCGTCCGGCCTATCCCCTGTTGTCCATGTTCAAAGCCGTCCTGCTCGGACAATGGCACAGCCTCTCCGATCCCGAACTCGAACACAGCCTCATCACCCGCATCGATTTCAACCTGTTTTGCCGTTTTGACGAACTGAGCATCCCCGATTACAGCACCTTATGCCGCTACCGCAACTGGCTGGCGCAAGATGACACCCTGTCCGAATTGCTCAAACTGATTAACTGCCAACTGGCCGAAAAAAACCTAAAAGTAGAGAAAGCATCCGCCGCCGCCGTTGACGCCACCATTATTCAGACCGCCGGCAGCAAACAGCGTCAGGCCATAGAAGTCGATGAAGAAGGACAAGTCAGCGGCCAAACCACACCGAGTAAAGACAAAGATGCCCGCTGGACAAAGAAAAACGGCCTCTACAAACTCGGTTACAAACAACATACCCGTACCGATGAGGAAGGCTATATCGAGAAACTGCACATCACCCCCGCCAATGTCCATGAGTGCAACCATCTGTCCCCTTTGTTGGAAGGTATTGCCGAAGGCACGACCGTCTATGCCGACAAAGGCTACGACAGTAAGGAAAACCGGCAACATCTGAAAGAGCATCAGTTGTTAGACGGCATTATGCGCAAAGCCTGCCGCAACCGTCCGCTGACGGAAGCGCAAACCAAACGTAACCGATATTTGTCGAAGACCCGTTATGTGGTCGAACAAAGCTTCGGTACGCTGCACCGTAAATTCCGCTACGCCCGAGCAGCCTATTTTGGTCTGTGTAAAGTGAGTACGCAAAGCCATCTGAAGGCGATGTGTTTGAACCTGTTGAAAGCGGCCAACAGGCTAAGTGTGCCTGTTGCTGCCTAAAAGGTGGCCTGGATGCCTGATTATGAGGCGTCCGGGGAGGATTAAGGGGGCATTTGGGTAGAATCGGGAGTGATTGGGGCGGAAACAGCCGAAAACCTGTGTTGGGGTTTCGGTTGTCGGGAGGAGGGCTTTTTTGCAAAGGTCTCATATTATCTAAATGCACTTCAGCCATCTCATTGTTCCATTATTCTTTTATATAGTGGATTAACTTTAAACCAGTACGGCGTTGCCTCGCCTTGCCGTACTATCTGTACTGTCTGCGGCTTCGTCGCCTTGTCCTGATTTAAATTTAATCCACTATAAAAACCAAAAGGTCGTCTGAAACCATTTCAGACGACCTTTTTATGCGTTTATCTCTTTACTTTTATTCCCACTCGATCGTGGCAGGCGGTTTGCCGCTTACATCGTAAACCACGCGGTTGATGCCTTTGACTTCGTTGATGATGCGGTTGGACACGCGGCCGAGCAGCGAGTACGGCAGTTCTGCCCAGTGTGCGGTCATGAAGTCGCTGGTGATGACTGCGCGCAACGCGACGACGTAGTCGTAAGTGCGTCCGTCGCCCATTACGCCGACGGATTTTACGGGCAGGAACACGGCGAAGGCTTGGCTGGTCAAGTCGTACCAAGATGTGCCGTTTTCGTCGGTGGTGTTGCGCAATTCTTGGATGAAAATGTCGTCCGCTTGACGCAGCAAGTCGGCGTATTCTTTTTTCACTTCGCCCAAGATGCGCACGCCCAAACCGGGGCCGGGGAACGGATGGCGGTACACCATTTCACGCGGCAAGCCCAAAGCGACGCCCAGTTCGCGCACTTCGTCTTTGAACAAGTCGCGCAACGGCTCAAGCAGCTTGAGTTTCATGTTTTCAGGCAGGCCTCCGACGTTGTGGTGCGATTTGATGGCGTGGGCTTTTTTGGTTTTCGCGCCTGCGGATTCGATTACGTCGGGGTAAATCGTGCCTTGCGCCAGCCATTTGGCGTTGGTGAGTTTTTTTTCTTCAGCATCAAATACTTCGATAAATTCCGCACCGATGATTTTGCGTTTTTTCTCGGGATCGGTAACGCCGGCGAGTTTCGCCATGAATTGCTCTTCGGCATCGACATGAATCACTTTCACACCCAAATTGCGGGCGAACATATCCATCACCATTTTGCCTTCGTTCAGGCGCAAAAGACCGTGATCGACGAACACGCAAGTCAGTTGGTCGCCGATGGCGCGGTGAATCAGCGCGGCGGCTACGGAAGAGTCCACGCCGCCCGACAGACCCAAAATCACTTCGTCGCTGCCGACCTGTTCGCGGATTTTGGCAACGGCTTCTTCGATGTAGTTCGGCATCGTCCAGCTGGGTTGCGCGCCGCAGATGTCCAAGACAAAGCGGTTCAACAGGGCGCGGCCTTGTTTGGTGTGGGTCACTTCCGGGTGGAATTGGATGCCGTAGAATCGTTTTTCAACGTTTTCCATCATGGCAATCGGGCATGACGGAGTATCGCCGATCACAGCAAAGCCGTTGGGCAGTTTGGATACTTTGTCGCCGTGGCTCATCCATACGTCCAGCGTATTCGGCGCGTCGTCGTAAATATCGCGTGTCAGTTCGCTATCGATGGTTTTGACTTGCGCGTAACCGAATTCGCGCTGGTTGCCGGGCTGAACTTCGCCGCCCAAGTGGTGCGCCATAAACTGCATTCCATAGCAGATACCCAAAACCGGAATACCCAAATCAAAGATGCCGGTATCGGCTTGATAGTCGGATTCGTAAACGGAATTGGGGCCGCCGGAAAGGATGATGCCTTTCGGATTGAAGGCTTTGATTTCGTCCAAAGGCATGTCGAAAGAATGCAGCTCGCAGTAAACATGAGCCTCGCGCACGCGGCGGGCGATC
Protein-coding sequences here:
- the guaA gene encoding glutamine-hydrolyzing GMP synthase, giving the protein MTQDKILILDFGSQVTQLIARRVREAHVYCELHSFDMPLDEIKAFNPKGIILSGGPNSVYESDYQADTGIFDLGIPVLGICYGMQFMAHHLGGEVQPGNQREFGYAQVKTIDSELTRDIYDDAPNTLDVWMSHGDKVSKLPNGFAVIGDTPSCPIAMMENVEKRFYGIQFHPEVTHTKQGRALLNRFVLDICGAQPSWTMPNYIEEAVAKIREQVGSDEVILGLSGGVDSSVAAALIHRAIGDQLTCVFVDHGLLRLNEGKMVMDMFARNLGVKVIHVDAEEQFMAKLAGVTDPEKKRKIIGAEFIEVFDAEEKKLTNAKWLAQGTIYPDVIESAGAKTKKAHAIKSHHNVGGLPENMKLKLLEPLRDLFKDEVRELGVALGLPREMVYRHPFPGPGLGVRILGEVKKEYADLLRQADDIFIQELRNTTDENGTSWYDLTSQAFAVFLPVKSVGVMGDGRTYDYVVALRAVITSDFMTAHWAELPYSLLGRVSNRIINEVKGINRVVYDVSGKPPATIEWE